The nucleotide window attgtccaagcccacgtatGGACCGGACCCAACACAAATGAACAGTGAGAAGACGTCGAGAATAATGGAGTACAGGAAGAGAGAGATTCCCATCAGGAGCAAAGGGAAACCGGGCTCCTTCTGTGAAGCCTCTTGTCGGCGTCGGCAATGCATGTCCTGACGCGCTCGAACTCGGCGGCGGCGCAGGGGATGGTAATGCCGCCGGGGTGGTGGTACCCGAACTCCACCTCCGCCTCCCGCAGCAGCTCCCTGAGCAGGGGCTGGTTGAAGTACACCACCGGCACCAGGTACCTCCGCGGCAGACCGCCCTCCCTCTCCCCGCCGACGTACACCGGCAGGTGCCCCTTCGGCGGCGGCCGCGTCCTCCACCCTCGCCCACCCTCACCGTCCAGCAGCGGCGCTTCCGCACCGAACTCCCCGGGACTGCCATGAGGTCCCCGGCGGAGTCGGCGGACGAAGTGGTGGCCCCAGCGGAAGAGCCTCGTCGTCTTCGTCTTACAAGTATCGGGAAGGTTGGGTTTTGAGGTGGAGTATTTGGTGGCAGTGTCGAAGCGGAGGTAGCGTCCGGGGCGGCGGTCGACGACCCATCGCTACACTCTCACGAGCCGCCGCCCCAACTTGAATCCTCTATATCTCTTCATAACTGATATACCACTACACTagttgagaagaagaagaagaagaagaagaagaagaagaagcgacgAGGTAAGCATCAAAGAAACAAGAGATGGTGGACCTCTCTTCCATGAATCCGCTCTGCTCTGGAGAAATATGCAAGTAGTCATCATTCATTGTTGTGTGACCAATCATGCATGCAAATGCAGTAGAAGGGTCCAGCAGAAAGATGTACAAATTATAAAAGGAAGACAGACAAATAATAGTAGTGATCGAATCAACTAATATTCCATTTTTCTTCTATTATCATTACATGAACCCACCCCAGCATTCTCATAGGATAGGATGATTAAAGATGTACCCTTTCTTCTGTAAGACACCAAAACTCCAACCTAGTCACGATCGATTGTACGGCATCACTCATGCTGAACTGCTCAGCTTCTTTCTGCAAACCATATCTCTCTGTTAGGAGAAGGACAAGTTCAAATGGAATACTGGCAAATAGCATCTAGCTAAAATAATAAAGCTAAAAATCAAAGATAACTAAGATAATAACATCAGCATTTTAACATGATAAGACTCTTAATTAGTTGAGAAAAATATGCATGAGCAATCTTTAAGAAATTTACTACCAAAATGAaagtataatttttttctctcttataAAAGAAAAACTGAGGAATTAAAATGAGGAGAATTTTTTTACCTTTCCTTTCTCTCTCTTACCATATAATTTCTCTTCTATTATCTAATGTCTTGTATAAGTATTAGAGTCCTACATGCACACATCGCATAGGAGATCGGATCGAGGTGAGATATCGTAACTTCTCACATCGTACCAATGATACCCTCTTACAAGTTGGACTTTAGAACTTCTCCAGGATTATTGGTACTTATTCATTGTTCAAAAAGATCTTCTTTCACgtattcttttatatttttttttttataaagataacATCTCCACTAATGATTTTCTTATGTTTGGTGGGGTCCATTAGTGATATTTGTTCACTTCATCAACATAGCATAAGAATATACATTTTCTAGACTTAGGATCAAGCTTTATTATTTTCTGGGTATTATACATTACATATGcacaacaataaaaaaatatataagaaaaaataattagttGGCTTACCATTCCACATCCTCAAGGGTTTCTTCAACTCGATTATTGTGGAAGGAGACCGATTAATAGTACAACAGGTGGTTCTTACTACTTGTACTCAAAATAATTTAGTCACATCTCCAGTACTTAGTAATACTCTTGGTTTTCTCCAAAAGAGTCATATTTATCacactattttgttgaggattgtaTGACACTATAACCTGTCTCTCAAAACACTTTGATCCTTTCTCTTTTGGACTTTGACTTTCTTCTAGCTTGCTCATGGtaaaagctttcaagttaaactgtcACACCATTTTATTGAAGACTGTATGGTGGTAAACAGTCTCACAAACACTTGATCCTTACTCTAGAACAAATATAATATGACATCAACATCTTCTTTACGAAAAAATTTTGCTACCTCCACATTGGATGATGTTGGTATTAACTCCGACATAAAAACCAGCATGATGCTTACTTAACAAAGTCAAAGCTTAAATTCACAAAGGTCCACGCCCTCAAATTTTAGTTTTTAGTAAGAAACCCATTAGATGAATAAGATTGTAATCCCCTAAATTTATTAAATTTGGAATGAGTCCAAATATAATTGAAAAAAATATTCCACCTTATATGGAACATTTTATTTGGTTGATTTGGTGGTATCTATATAATCTAATCAATCACTTATATTAGATAATTAATGTGATTCATTagtcttaaaatattattttaattttttttatttaatcctCGATCTAATGAAATTCCTCTCACACCTCTATATAATGACCCATGGCGTCGTCCCTATTATTTAGGGTGGAGCGAGACCTCGATTTGAGTAGGGAGTTATGAGGTGGACGTCGTACAAATAAGTTTCGTGACTCTCCACTTTTATTATTATGTAAATCATGTGTTTCATAGTTACGATAGATATAGTCCTTTTAGATCATTTGGTaagtttttataaaattttaaatttattttattattgtatTATACCCATCCATGTGTAAAACCCTATTTAATCTAGATAAAAAATTTAGTTTTGATTATTTGAAAATTTTGTTGTGTTCTCCATGCCTTGAGAATAATTCTCCACCAACTTATGTAAATGATAAGatgtttaattaaatttattgagCTGCATCAAATTAATTCATGACAAATTGGTTTTATATCTTGTAAAACCATCTCTATTTTAAATAGTTCGTAATCCATTATAATAACACTAATATATTAGTTTTGTAATTTTTAGAATTATTATGAATTTTAAATATTctataaaaaagataatatagaTCAATTAAACCTAGCTCAGCTGGACCAGAACTTGGGCTCAGTTGAACTTAGTCGCATGCTCGACTCAAATCTCTACCTAGACCACGACTCGGTTGGGCTTTGCATAGAGCCGAGGGCATGGATCCAATAGAGGTCCAAAGGTCAATGTGAGTCATTTTCGTAGCCTAATTTGGGGAGGTCGAGCTTGGTTTACACGTTATGGCTTGGTGAGGATTATCGTAACCCAATGCTTATGGTTGATGCGTAGTATGACATTTGTAGCATCGCTTAGTATCGTTCCTCCCTTCCAATATACATGTTGAGAGGGCACGAGTAATTTCAAACCAATAAATCAAAGGTAATCATAATTTTGGAATCTTCTATACATCATTTCAAAACATATATAAAAGTAACGGTGTAACATATGCAAAACCATAAATCAAATTTAATCACGAATTATAAGGTTATAAGTCTAAAAAACTAAGTCTTGATAGCATAAACTAGAATAAGAATCAGTATTAAATCTTATATCAAATCTCGAACACATGGTGTAGGTCAAACACTAAATTGAGTATCCTTCTAAAAGCGAATAGAGATGCAAGCATACTCCCAAGTCGATTGGCTCACGTCAGCCTTCGGACCTATGATGGACCCACTTCGACTTCGTAGGCTCCGAGATAAGCCCAAGGGAGCTGAGATCTATGTGAATCCGCATTATCTTCTTAAAGAATAACCCTTCTCATGAGAAGGGGTGAGATTGATAAGaatcatttattttattaaaCAAAAGATCTTGATAATACTGCAACAAACAAGGGATGGGTGTCTCTACATCTTGAATCAAGTGGGAGTGTTATTTCTTTGAAAGAAATATTATTACAAGATCAATCATTACGTAGAAGTAATCATTAGAGTATACCTCGGCGTCATTTCGAAATTGAGAGAGGTTGCTTTTATAATTTCtcaaagtaataataataatcctaaaAATATAAATGAGATTCTCTGATGATGTTGTAAACAAGAAAAATGGATTAAAGCAATGAAGGAAGGGACCGAGTCTATGATAATAACCCTGAAAACATAGTTGAACTCCCAGCAAATCGTCAGGCCATTGGGAATTTATGGATtctcaaaataaaaagaaaaagttataCCCAATAGGAATATATAGATTCCTATGAGACTTTTTCTCTAGCAGTGAGGTTTGCCTTAATATGATTAATCCAAACTTTGAGCTTGATTAGAATTAAACCAAATGAACATTAAGATGGCTTTTATCATTGGAGAATGGAATGAAGATATCAATATAGAACAACCACCTGTAGGTTTCATATCTAAAGAAAGTGAATACAAAGTGTCCAAACTCAAGAGGTCCATTTTGGGCTTAAATAGTTATCTTGGCAATGATATTTAAGATTTCAACGTGTTGTAATCACCTATGAGTTTACATGGAATAAGATCACTATGTGTATGTTAAACAATTAagagaatttttttaatattatctttGTAAATAGACAATATTCTACTTGTCGAGAATgacaaagtgtgtttttactaTCCGATGGTTGTCCTTCAATTTTGAGATGAAGTACATGCGAGAAGTTGGATATatacttaaatttaaaattaagttGTCCTCCAACATTATTAGCTCTCTCACAAGacacttatatatataaaaaaaaaaatccttgaaTGATTCAATATGCAAAATTGTAATCCCATACATAATATTCATATAAATTGACTTTCGAATAATCATTTCTTCTGAATAATGATGCTATCTCCTACCTATAATAGTAAGAAACAAATGTGTGTTACTTTATTTATTATGTAAGTCTGAGTTTATAGTATGCACTACTAAATTACCGGAGATTGTTTGGCTAGAGAAGTTTCTAAGAGTTTAGAAATTATGAATAAAATATCTAATCTAGTGACTATGTTTAGTGACAATCAAGCGACACTTCAAATGCCTATTCGAAGGATCCAAAGTATCATGGCATAACGAAGAAATATAATAGCACGAAAGGAAGTAATCCTAGATCACATCTCTATTCATTCTATGATAGCATATCCTTTTACTAAACACATCATTGGAGATGTGTATATGACACACTTACTTAGGTTTACATAGGGCTTAGCTTTTTATGTTGTATAATAGATTTCTTTGTATACTTGTTATAATCATAATTATTGACTACTAACATGAACACACAAATGATGGATGGGTTACCTCTAAGTTAAGATTCATGTAAATAGTTTAAGACATGCTCTTTAGATAAAGAAAGACGATCACAACATGTAATTAATACTACATATGCTCGACCAACGAGGAAAGTGGATGATTAATCCCTATGTCATTGCGATGTGAGTTCCTCGAGGCAAACAGCCAAATTTATGCCCCTTTTTTATTACTTTACCTATGTTATTGAGGTTACCGATGATGCAATAATTTAACCTTGGGAATATGTCTAAGAAAATAGTTAATATAAAACTTAAAGATAATTTGGATTGTATAAGTAGATGATGAAAATCGATAGATCGAACATAGCTTCGAGCAATTAGGTATGTCGATCTAATGCAATCAAATATGTCTTCGGCATagcaaaacattaaaaaaaggaTTGAGCTATAGTATGTGATCCCAAACAAGCTTATAGCAAGGCTCTTAAGTGGCACAACTCATTTTGCTACGTATAAATTCATAGATTACTAGTGGTGAGTTAAGGTCTATTATGTGTGAGTGGGAGATGAAAGTAGGGTAGTCCAAATCCAATCTGTCCACTCATAATGAGTCGAGTTAATTTGGTCAACCATaagtaatgattaaaattttaaatagaagAGTTACAAAGAATAACTTCTCATCGAGTAACTCCTTATCTTTCTTTATCGGAGGTGTTACAATCACCATGGAGTTACAATCATTCTTTATTATAGAAGTTATAAAGAATAATTCTCTTTCTTCCTCGGAGGAGTTAGAAAGGTTAAATTCTTAAATAAATGAGCATAATTCATGAAAGGTAATTTTGATATTGTAAATAAGATTACTATTTGCTACCTAttctttactatttataatctcttttttaatttttttaaactaccccttgataaataaataaataaaaatatcctcctcttcttctttctctctcttaaaAGGATAGTGTGGAAGGAGCGACGATCAACATCGGAAGAGGATGACAACATCGATAGCGACGGAGGGGGAAGTGACAACAAAGTGCGAGGCGATAGGGAGTGTAGAATAGGGGATCGTTGATAAAGTATAGTGTAACAGAAAGCATAGGAGCGGGGAGCATCGGTGAAGTTTGGGGCAATAATTGCTAGAGGAGAGAGCATCGACAAAGCATGAGACAATAAAGAATGCAAATTGGGGGAGCATCGGTAGCAAGATACACACGGTGACGATGGTAAAGGTTgtgggaaaaggaaaaaaaagaaggtaAAATTGATATTAGTgaattgtaaataataaaatattattttattacttttaaggAAATAGTAAGCCTATTATGTGCTTTTAAGGTATTTAAGTGATGAAATATAGAGTGGCCTTCCTACAGGGGTGGCCAACCAATGGTTTTCCCTCGGGGAGAGCTATTGCGAGATGCTCCTGTGATATggtcctccttctagcgccaaatatGTTGGTGAACAGATgcaccgtggctgatgagtcagcacggcttggttcacaggtcgatgtcgggagtcctcGATCATCCGAGCTAGTTGCCAAGGTCGGGGAGCTGGTTGTGGCTCTTGCTCGAGACGTTGGTTGATGGCTCTCCGTTGGAATGCTGGTCGGTGCATCGAGGGGAGGCGATCTCTCTTGATCGAGATGATCTTACTTTGGGGATGACCGCTCTCCTGCACAGAAGGCCCCATCGGGTGGTTACCGACTGTGGCCCCTCGACGAGTAAGTCAATGTCGGGTTCTGCTTTCTCTTTTTTCTCCCTTGGGGTCGGATGCCCGCTAGGgacttttatactactgtacgagagtCGATCGTATGCTGGTTTGGCATGATGGCTGATCCTCAAGgggtgagatggtacctttgtgcggccGTCGTCCCGGGATGTGTGGAACGGCGCCATGCGGCGCTGTCTCGGACTTACTAAGATGGGACATATCGAGCGGCATCTTGGTACGGTTGTTGGCTCAGCGTGTGGGGGTGCTTCTCTTGCTGACTTGGTTGTAGTGTAGCGTGGCATCGATTGTGATGTGGCTTGGGCccgaaatataccttatcacttctcaCCCCCCCATCGAGGCGTGCTGTGGGGTCCTTGAGGGGGCGAGAGGTGCGCCTGGGTTGGAATGCCACAGTTACATTGATTGCTCGTGGGGGAAGCTGGATTGGCTTGTCGTGAGGCAGTTCGAGGGTGGCGCCCTGTGCTTTGGGAATGATTTTGCACTGTCGGTCGGGAGGCTGGGCCCATGCAGGATGATGCTGGCGATTCGTTGGTCAAGAGACCGAGCTGTGTGAGCTAGGAGGAGATGGCCTGTTGGTCGAGTAACTGATCTCGGATTTAGGATTGTGGCTAGTGAGTCGCAAGttaggaaccgatctggagcgacttagGCAAGGATTGGACCTGTAGGCCGAGTGACTGAGCTCGGATTTAGGATTGTGGCTGGTGAgtggcaagtcgggaaccgatctaaaGTGACTCGGGCAAGGACTATGGGCCGAGTGATTGATCTTGAATTTAGGTTTGGTACCGGCAAGTCgtaagtcgggaatcgatctggagcgaccccggcaaggattggacctgtgggccaAGTGACTAATCTCGAGCTCAGGTTTGGtgtcggcgagtcgcaagtcgagaaccgatctggagcgacctagGTAAGGACTGGACCTATGGGCCGAGTGATTGATCTCGGGCTCCGGTTTGGtgtcggcgagtcgcaagtcgggaatcgatccgGAGTGACCCTggcaaggattggacctgtgggtaatctcgggctcaggtttggtgccgacgagtcataagtcgggaaccgatctggagtgactcgggcaaggattggacctaTGGGACGAGTGATTGATCTTGGGCTTAGGTTTGGTgccagcgagtcgcaagtcgggaacatatctggagtgacccgggcaacgactggacctgtgggccgagtgactaatcTCGGGGTCAGGCTTGGTGCCGACGAGTCACAAGTTGAgaaccgatctagagcgacccgggcaaggATTGGACCGGTGGGCCAAGTGACTG belongs to Musa acuminata AAA Group cultivar baxijiao chromosome BXJ3-5, Cavendish_Baxijiao_AAA, whole genome shotgun sequence and includes:
- the LOC135639187 gene encoding uncharacterized protein LOC135639187; its protein translation is MAPFHTSRDDGRTKRWVVDRRPGRYLRFDTATKYSTSKPNLPDTCKTKTTRLFRWGHHFVRRLRRGPHGSPGEFGAEAPLLDGEGGRGWRTRPPPKGHLPVYVGGEREGGLPRRYLVPVVYFNQPLLRELLREAEVEFGYHHPGGITIPCAAAEFERVRTCIADADKRLHRRSPVSLCS